A single region of the Sorghum bicolor cultivar BTx623 chromosome 7, Sorghum_bicolor_NCBIv3, whole genome shotgun sequence genome encodes:
- the LOC8080846 gene encoding uncharacterized protein LOC8080846 — MDLFPDGGFVRLQSRVTGKFVHADADWERVSLRRNDGPDPALNAVWRVEHWVSPDQGDTYVLLQNAAYGRYLSFSTRKAKAGHRGYRTTQKDRSEPNVLQNMSAYPWKWTVQRLNPPDQDYVSLRYFTCYLRANGKYLPWNIRVTADVDADAPRVTAMMQWTVHHVAASPERQRLDVTLEYQGGDSDLTCPQPPRTIRHVRANDEGEFDQNHHNWTSFAFYGTSVDDLKDELRLQQHWNEDMSAYTLCMRPGSHGRLMPLVATDLPSSTDSMNIVVFRTGSPAAAALVYPAPPPAADAAAA; from the exons ATGGACCTCTTCCCCGACGGTGGCTTCGTGCGGCTGCAGAGCCGCGTGACAGGCAAGTTCGTCCACGCCGACGCGGACTGGGAGAGGGTCTCCCTGCGGCGGAACGACGGGCCCGACCCAGCCCTGAACGCGGTGTGGCGGGTGGAGCACTGGGTCTCGCCGGACCAGGGGGACACCTACGTCCTCCTCCAGAACGCCGCCTACGGCCGCTACCTCTCGTTCTCGACGAGGAAGGCGAAGGCCGGCCACCGTGGCTACCGCACCACCCAGAAGGACCGCAGCGAGCCCAACGTGCTGCAGAACATGAGCGCCTACCCGTGGAAGTGGACGGTCCAGAGGCTGAACCCTCCCGACCAGGACTACGTCAGCCTGCGCTACTTCACCTGCTACCTCCGCGCCAACGGCAAGTACCTCCCCTGGAACATCCGCGTCACCGCCGACGTCGATGCAGACGCCCCCAGGGTCACCGCCATGATGCAATGGACGGTCCACCATGTCGCAGCGAGCCCGGAACGACAACGCCTTGACGTTACACTTGAGTATCAG GGAGGCGACAGTGACCTGACGTGTCCGCAGCCGCCGCGGACGATCCGGCACGTGCGGGCAAACGATGAAGGGGAGTTCGACCAGAACCATCACAACTGGACCTCATTCGCTTTCTACGGCACCTCCGTGGACGACCTGAAGGACGAGCTGCGGCTCCAGCAGCACTGGAACGAGGACATGTCCGCCTACACGCTGTGCATGCGGCCCGGCTCGCATGGGCGGCTAATGCCGCTGGTCGCCACCGACCTGCCTAGCAGCACAGATTCCATGAACATCGTCGTCTTCAGGACCGGATCACCAG CTGCTGCGGCATTAGTGTATCCggcaccaccaccagcagcggACGCTGCTGCGGCATGA
- the LOC8069630 gene encoding uncharacterized protein LOC8069630: protein MPPPRRAARRRFAAAAAESPRAVRGSRRLSVRHGEPFKLEGRCGGGGGDDDDDGLPLSDEALLLVFSSLSFTTADLVRCAATCRRWRRLVSADAAFVCPRATPRSDPCIRSLALGFFHSHTTDGGVSVTQPRFVPLSAAASRLQPSFAALLDGGGASRVVASRNGRLVLDLRRCANTTVTHAVRLGVCNPVTGGGGVGLDVLPQLRGKDSPTGPYACTVITAADERGGGDRRMMTRYSSYRVLLLYNRRGFTALRCYSSDEGSWGPEAEVTGARIGRTQLAVGPHAAVVHRGVVFWPRLAVALRLDSLLQPAPAVSAAKTPPRYTVAGFSPATTRQRHSSTMVTHRLLGVMPGGGLLRVEADMETIRAYWGGRKDGDGDIVDGGCLLGEALKWRWTKMQALMKVHTVRLRWLCEKSGLIIFTARNNSDSDTHVYTLDVETEEIRRVATAPGGESSLEEMCAYEMDRVTLLASLAR from the coding sequence ATGCCGCCGCCACGGAGAGCAGCGCGTCGCCggttcgccgccgccgccgcggagtcCCCACGCGCCGTGCGAGGCAGCCGCCGGCTGTCCGTGCGGCACGGCGAGCCGTTCAAGCTGGAGGGccggtgcggcggcggcggcggcgacgacgacgacgacgggctGCCGCTGAGCGACGAGGCGCTCCTCCTCGTCTTCTCGTCGCTCTCGTTCACGACCGCCGACCTCGTCCGCTGCGCCGCCACCTGCCGGCGCTGGCGCCGCCTCGTGTCCGCCGACGCCGCCTTTGTCTGCCCCCGCGCGACCCCGCGCTCGGACCCCTGCATCCGTAGCCTCGCGCTCGGCTTCTTCCACTCGCACACGACCGACGGCGGCGTCAGCGTCACGCAGCCGCGGTTCGTGCCCCtgtccgccgccgcctcgcgtCTCCAGCCCTCGTTCGCCGCGCTcctggacggcggcggcgcgtccCGCGTGGTGGCGTCCCGGAACGGCCGCCTCGTGCTGGACCTTCGCCGCTGCGCGAACACGACGGTCACCCACGCCGTCAGGCTGGGCGTCTGCAACCCTgtgaccggcggcggcggcgtcggtcTCGACGTCCTCCCTCAGCTGCGCGGCAAGGACAGCCCCACCGGGCCCTACGCGTGCACGGTGATCACCGCGGCCGacgagcgcggcggcggcgaccggcGTATGATGACGCGGTACTCTTCCTACCGCGTGCTCCTCCTCTACAACCGCCGCGGCTTCACGGCGCTCCGGTGCTACTCCTCGGACGAGGGAAGCTGGGGGCCGGAAGCCGAGGTGACCGGCGCCAGGATCGGCAGGACCCAGCTCGCCGTCGGACCGCACGCCGCCGTCGTGCACCGCGGGGTCGTGTTCTGGCCTCGCCTCGCGGTGGCTCTGCGGCTCGACTCTTTGCTGCAGCCGGCGCCTGCCGTATCCGCGGCGAAGACACCGCCGCGGTACACTGTGGCGGGCTTCTCCCCCGCTACTACGCGGCAGCGCCACTCGAGCACGATGGTCACGCACCGGCTGCTGGGAGTTATGCCTGGCGGTGGATTGCTCCGCGTGGAAGCTGACATGGAGACGATACGGGCCTACTGGGGAGGACGCAAAGACGGTGACGGGGACATCGTCGACGGCGGCTGCTTGCTGGGCGAAGCGTTGAAGTGGAGGTGGACGAAGATGCAGGCGCTGATGAAGGTGCACACGGTGAGGCTGCGGTGGCTTTGCGAGAAGAGCGGCCTTATCATCTTCACGGCCAGGAATAACTCTGACTCGGACACTCACGTTTACACGTTGGACGTGGAGACGGAGGAGATCAGGAGGGTGGCGACCGCTCCCGGCGGCGAGTCgtcattggaggagatgtgtgCGTACGAGATGGACCGGGTGACGCTGCTCGCCTCGCTCGCCCGGTGA